The Pseudomonas sp. MM223 genome segment AGGTGTCGTCGGCCGGCCTGCCACTGTCGGAGGTACAGGTCACCTTCATGGGCCTGGTCGGGCCTTCGGGTGTGCTGCCGCGCCCGTACACCGAGTTGCTGCTGGAGCGCCATGTGCAATACCGCGACGATGCCGCCCATGCGTTTCTCGATATCTTCTCGCACCGCATGACCACGCTGTTCTACGAGGCCTGGCAAAAATACAAATTCCATATCGAGCACGAGCGCAATGGCACCTCGGGCTTCGATGGCTACCTGCTCAACCTGGCAGGCCTCGGGCCGCGCGCCCAGAAGCTGAAGTTTGAAGAACAACCGTCAGCATTGCGCCGTGAGCTGTTCAGCTATTTTGCCGGCCTGCTCAGCCAGAAGCCGCGCAATGCGCTGAACCTCGAACGGATGCTCGGCTTTTATTTCTCGCTGCCGATCCACGTCAAGCAGTTTGCCGGTCGCTGGTTGCACTTGCCGCCCGAACAGCGCACCCAGCTTGGGCGGCGCAACGCCCAGCTTGGCCACAGCGCCGTTGCTGGCAAGCGGATCTGGGACTACCAATCATGCATTCGCATCGAGCTGGGCCCACTTGGCCTGGCCGATTACCAGCGCTTCCAGCCTGGTACCGAGTGCTATCGCAAGCTGGTCGAGCTGGTGCGCTTCTATATAGGTGCCGGGCTGGACTTCGAAATCGCCCCGCGCCTCAAGCGCGAGGCGGTACCGCGCGCCCAGCTCGGCCGCAGCGGCAATGTTGCACTGGGCTGGCTGGGCTGGCTCAAACGCCCTGGCCGTGACGCGGAGCCTTCGCGTTGCGCCGTTTTCCACATTCCTTACGATGGGGTCGCCTTGTGAACCTGAAGTCTCTGTTCGCCAAGCTAAACGAAACCAGCCGCACGGCCACCGAAAGCGCGGCGGCCCTGTGCCTGTCGGAGCATCACTACGACGTCGAGGTGGAGCACCTGCTGCTGCAACTGCTCGATAGCAGTGACAATGACCTGGGGCCGATCCTGCGCCACTATGAGGTGGTCGCCGAGCGCCTGCAGGCGCAGCTGGTCACCGCCCTGGGCACGTTCAAGAAAGGTAATACCCGCACCCCGGCGCTGTCGCCACACATTACCCGCATGATCGAGCAGGCCTGGCTGCTGGCGTCGATCGAATACGGCGTCGGCCAAGTGCGCAGCGGCCACCTGCTGCAAGCCCTGCTCGACGACGCCGAACTGCGCCGGGTGGTGATTGCTTCGGCACCGGAGCTGGAAAAGATCAATGCCAACGACCTGCGCCTGAACCTTGCCGCTCTTGTCGAAGGCAGCGCCGAGTCGCGTCACGCCAGCCCCCTGGCCAGCCCGGCGGCACCGGTGGCCAGCGGCACCAAGGCTGGTGGCAAGACTCCGGCGCTGGACCAGTACACCGTCAACCTCACCCAGAATGCCCGCGAAGGCCGCATCGACCCGGTGTTGGGCCGCGAGTTTGAAGTGCGGCAGATGGTCGACATCCTCACCCGTCGCCGGCAGAACAACCCGATCCTTACGGGTGAAGCCGGGGTCGGCAAAACCGCTGTGGTCGAAGGCCTGGCACTGCGAATCGCCCAGGGCGATGTACCAGCAGTGCTCAAAGACGTTGCCCTGCATACCCTCGACCTGGGCCTGCTGCAAGCCGGCGCCGGGGTAAAGGGCGAGTTCGAAAACCGTCTGAAGGCGGTAATCGAAGAGGTGAAACGCAGCCTGCATCCGATCATCCTGTTCATCGATGAAGCCCACACCCTGATCGGCTCCGGCGGCCAGGCCGGGCAGAACGACGCCGCCAACCTGCTCAAGCCAGCCCTGGCCCGTGGCGAACTGCGCACCATCGCCGCCACCACCTGGGCCGAATACAAGAAGTACTTCGAGAAGGACGCCGCATTGGCCCGCCGTTTCCAGGTGGTGAAGGTCGAAGAGCCTGACGAAGACAAGGCCATTCACATGTTGCGCGGCCTGCTGGGCAAGATGCGCGAGCACCACAAGGTGGCGGTAATGGACGAAGCGCTGGTGCAGGCGGTGCGCCTGTCCAGCCGCTACATCACCGGCCGCCAGCTGCCCGACAAGGCAGTCAGCGTGCTCGACACCGCCTGCGCGCGCATTGCTTTGGCGCAGTCGTCGCAACCAGGCTTGCTGGAAGACTGCCGTCGGCAGATCGACAACCTGCAGGCAGAAATTGCCGTACTTGGCCATGAAGCCGGCAAAGGCCATGACCATGCCCGACGCCTGAGGGAGTTGCAGAGCGCCCTGCAGGGCGAGCAGCAGCGTGAGCAGCAGCTCAACCAGCAGTGGCACCAAGAGCTGGAACTGGTCGAACAACTCAAGGCGCTGGACGCGGCCAACGACGGCAATGCCGAGCAGCTCAATACGCTGCGCACTGAACTGGCCCGCGTACAAGGTGACCAGCCACTGGTCCACGCCTTGGTCGACAGCGGTGCCATCGCTCAGGTCATCAGCGGCTGGACCGGCATCCCGCTGGGCAAGATGCTGCGTGACGAAATCGACACCGTGCAGCGCCTGCCGGCCCTGCTCGGCGAGCGCGTGCTGGGCCAGGATCACGCCCTGCACGAGATTGGCAAGCGCATCAAGATTTCCCGTGCGCGCATGGAAGACCCGAACAAACCGATCGGCGTGTTCCTGCTGCTCGGCCCCAGCGGTGTAGGCAAGACCGAAACCGCCCTGGCCCTGGCCGATACCCTGTACGGCGGCGAGCGCAACCTGATCACCATCAACATGTCCGAATACCAGGAGGCCCACACCGTGGCGAGCCTCAAGGGCTCGCCACCCGGCTACGTCGGCTACGGTGAGGGCGGCGTGCTGACCGAGGCGGTGCGCCGCAAACCCTACAGCGTAGTGCTGCTCGACGAAGTGGAAAAAGCCCACCCGGACGTGCTCGAACTGTTCTTCCAGGTATTCGACAAGGGCGTGCTGGACGACGGCGAAGGCCGCGAGATCAACTTCCGCAACACAGTGATCATCCTCACCTCCAACACCGGCACCGAGCGCATCATGCAAACCTGCCTGAATGCCACCGAGCGGCCTACGCCGGAGGCCATCGTCGAAGGCCTGCGCAACGAGCTCAACCTTGTATTTAAGCCGGCGTTCCTTGGCCGCCTGAGCATCGTGCCGTTCTACCCGGTGCAGGACAAGATCCTTGAGCGCATCGTCGCCCTCAAGCTTGAGCGCATTGCCAAGCGCTTCGCCCGCAACCACCAGGCCGAGCTGAGTTACGACGAGGCACTGGTCAAGGCCATCGCCGCGCGCTGCACCGAGGTCGACAGCGGCGCACGCAACATCGACAACATCTTGTCCCAAACCCTGATGCCCGAGCTCGCCCAACGCGTGCTTGAGCGCATGGCCCAGGACGCGCCCATCGAGCGCCTTGTGATCGAACTGGGCAGCGATGGCGATTTCGCCTATCGCCTGGCCTGACCAGTACCCGGAGGTTTTGCCGTCATGCAACACAAGCACACCGCCCTCAAACGCATTACCGCCGCCGCGCTGCTGTTGGCGCTGGCGGGTTGCGGGGTTACCGACCGTATCGGCAAACGCATGGAGGACAGCTGGGCAGCCGACATGCTGGCCGACAGCGAGAAGGTCATCCTGACCTCCGATGGCGGCAACCAGCTCAACCCCGATGCCGAGGGCAAGCCGCTGTCGGTGGTGATGCGCGTGTACCAGCTGACCGACCTTGAGCGCTTTGCCGCGACCGATGCCGAAACCCTGTGGGGCACCCCGGAAAAGGCACTGGGCAACAACCTGGTTGAAGCACGCGAGATCACCCTGTTGCCGGGCATCGGCCAGATCGACCAGTGGCCGCTGGCCAAGAACGCTCGCTACGTAGGCGTGGCAGCGTTCTTCCGCGATGAACAAGGTGCGCGCTGGAAAGTGGCCTTCGACGCCAACTCGCTGCGCAAGGACGGCATCTGGTTCTCCTCCGACGGCCTGCGGGTACTGGTGGACAAGACGGAAATCAGCGCCATGCGTGGCGTGGACGTGCTTAACAAACCGCCGACCGCCGACCAGCTCGCAGCTGCGCAGAAGGCCAAGGACGCAGCCCCGGCGATCACCGACAAGGTGCAGGACGCGGTCATTGAAAAAGCCAGCGACGCCGCTGGCCAGTCGGCCAGCAACGCCATGGATTCAACCTTCAACTCTTTAGTGGATAGCGTCAAATGAGCAAGCAGAGCCGGGTGATGTGGTCGGAAGGCATGTTTCTGCTGCCCCAGCATTTCCAGTACCAGGACGAGTTCCACCAACACCAGTTGGCTGAGGCGACCCTGCGCAGTACCCCGTTCCACTGGGGTGTACAGGCACTGCAGGTGGACGAGGACGCCCTGGCCAATGGTTCGCTGCAACTCAAGCGGCTGAAGCTGGTGTTCCCCGATGGCAGCCTGTACGACGCTCCGCAGCACGACCCGCTGCCGGCCGCGCGCGACCTCAAAGACCTGCTCAAGGCCAACGACCTTAAGGTCCATGCCGCACTCAAGCTGCCCGAGCCATTCGGCCTAAACTACGTCGAGGATGGCCACGAACACAAAGCCGCACGGCGTTTTCGCAAACAGTTCGACACCCTGCCCGACCTCAATGAAGGCGAGCTGGAAAACGAGATCACCAGCCTGCGCCTGAACGTGGTGCTGCTGGTCGACGGTGACAAACTCGACGGTTACAGCCATTGCCCGTTGGCGAAGCTGGTACGCAACAGCATGGGCGGTTTCAACCTCGACCCGCATTTCGTCCATCCAACCCTGCACCTGGGCAGCCACGAGACCATCGCCAGCCTCGGCAAGCGGCTGCTTGGCGCCCTGCAGGCCAAGAGCAAGGCACTGTCCGGCCGGCGCCGCGAGCGCGCCGACCAGATCGCCGAGTTCGGGTCCAGCGACGTCACCCTGTTCTGGCTGCTGAACACGGTCAACCGTGCCCACCCGCAACTGGCTCATCTGCTGGCCCACCCGCGCCTGCACCCGGAGCGCCTGTACCTGTTCCTCGCCGACCTGGCCGGCGGGCTGCTGACCTTCACCCTGGACACCCAGCTCGGCGACATCCCTGAGTACGACCACAAAGACCCTGCAGCATCGCTGGTGAAACTGGACGAGATGATCCGCGTGATGCTCGACAACGTCGTGCCTAACCAGTGCATCGTCATCAACCTTACCCAAACCAAACCGTCGCACTGGCAAGGCCAATTGCAGGACCCACGTTTGGCCGAAGCCGACTTCTATATCGCCGTGCACGCAGACATGCCCGGTGCCAGCCTGCTGGAGCTGGTACCTCGGGCATTCAAGGTCGGCTCGCCGGAAGACATCGAAGTGGTGGTCAACAGCGCGATGCCCGGCGTCACCCTCAACCATGCCGCGAGGCTGCCGAATGCGATCCCGGTGCGCCTGGACAACCAGTACTTCGCCATCGAGCCACACGGCAATGTGTATGAGCGAATGATCAACGCCCAGGCCATCTGCTTCTATGCGCCCAGCGCCTTTACCAACCTCAAGCTTGAACTGATGGCGGTGCTCAAATGACCGAAGCCGTATTGCAACAGGGCGCGGTTGCGGCCGCCAATGACAAACCGACGCTCAAGGATTTGGTCCAGGACTTCATCAGCATGGCGCTGATTGTGCGTCGCGGGCGCCAGGTGACCTCGGTGCAGGCCTTTGAAGGCAGCGTCGAACGCTTCTTCGCCAACCTGGAACGTGACGCACGCGCTGCCAACTACAGCGTCGAACAGGTCAAGGACACCCAGTACGCGCTGTGTGCCTTCCTCGACGAAAGCGTGCTGCGCTCGGGTGACAACGCGCTGCGTCGGCACTTTGAGTTGCAGCCGTTGCAGTTCCGCTATTTCGGTGTGCACCTGGCCGGTGAAGGTTTCTTCGAAAAAGTCGATGCGCTGCGTGCGGACGTCAAGCAGAACATTGATGTGCTTGAGGTGTACCACCTGTGCCTGGCCCTGGGCTTCGAGGGCAAGTTCAGCCTCGGCCAGAAGGACCAACTGCGTTACCTGGCCAATACCCTCGGCCAGGATATCGCCCGCTACCGCAAAGCGCCCAAAGCGCTGTCGCCGGACTGGGCGCTGCCCGATCAGGTTTCGCAGATGCTGCGCCATGAAGTGCCGCTGTGGGTGTATCTGGCGCTGATCGCGCTGGTCTGCGTCGCCGTGTACCTGACGCTCGACTGGTTGCTGGACAAGGACGTCACCGCCCTTTCCGAACAAATCCGCCAGCTGTTCAGTGCCTGAACACACATCAGGTAGCCGAGTCAGGAAGACATGAAAACATTACTGCGTCTGTTGAAAAGTTTCTGGGTGCTGCTGCCATTGCTATGGCTGGCCAGCCTGTTGATTTGCTGGTTGGCTGCGCCGCTGGTGCCGTGGCTGCGTCATCACGTACCGGAAGCGCTGGCAATCATCAGTGCCTGCTTCCTGCTGGTGATCGTACTGCGCCAGTACCAGCGCATTCGCGCCGAGCACAACCTGGAGAACCTGCTGCAGATCGAGGTCGACCGCTCGTGGAATGCCACTGGCGAGTTCCGTGACCAACAGGTGCTGCGCGAACGCCTGAAGCACGCCATCGCCATGCTGCGCACCGATCGTTCCGCCGGCGGTGGCGGCAAGGCAGCGCTTTCCGACCTGCCCTGGTACCTGGTGGTTGGCATGTCGGCTGCGGGCAAGACCTCGCTGCTCACCCATTCTGGCCTGTCGGCCAGCATCGCCACGGCCAACGATAGCGAAAGCGGTACCCAGCACTGCGACTGGTACTTCAGCCCCGACGCCGTGATGATCGACACTGCCGGGCGCTACTTGCGCGACGACCAGTCGGCCAGCGAGTTCTCGGCCTTCCTGCGCATGCTGCGCAAGCAACGCGGCAAGGCGGCGATCAATGGCCTGGTCCTGGTAGTGAGCCTGCCCGAGTTGCTGGCGGCCAACAGTGATGAGCGCAATGCCTTGGCCGCCCAGCTGGTAGCACGGGTGGAAGAATATGCCGAATGCCTCGACGCCAACCCGCCGATCTACCTGATGCTGAGCAAGACCGACCAATTGCCGGGCTTCAGCCAGGCATTCGACGGCCTCGACCTGCACGAACGCCAGCAGCCGCTGGGCATGACCTTCGGCCTGTCGGAAATCCGCAACAACGGCTTGCACGCCGTGCTGCAGACGCGCCTGAAGAACCTGCAAGGTCATATTCGCCAGCACGTTGACGCTCAAATGATCGCCCTCGGTGCCGACGCCGACAGCACCCTGTTGAATTTTCCGCAGTACTTCGCCGCCCTCAGCGGTGTACTCGAGCAATTCCTCGACCACTTCACCCGCGGCCATCGTGGCTCTACCCCGATGTTGTTGCGTGGCCTGTACTTCACCAGTGCATTGCAGACCGGGCAGCAACTGGGACAGGTCTATGAAGATGTCATCGCCGATGAGTTTGCCCTGCAGGCGGCCTACGATGAGCACGCCGAAAGCACTACCAAGGCCCTGGGCAACCGCAGCTACTTCATCACCGATACCTTCCGCCGGGTGATCTTCCCGGACCGCGACTTGACCTTGTACCAGTCGCGCCTGGGCCGGCAAGCGGCCTTTAGCCCACTGCTGCTGGGCCTGGCCGTCGCCATGGGGGTACTGTTTGTCGGCTGGCAGGCACTGTCGTTCATCAACAACCGGCAGTGGCTCGAAGGCCTGCGCGGGCAGCTGGCGCAGATCGAACAAGCGCCGGATCGCGAGCGCCTGCTGGCCGCAGGCAAGGGCCTGGAAGTGCTGCGTGAACAGATGGCGACCGTCGAAGCCCATCGCCTGCAAGGCGTCCCCCTGCAGTTGGCTGCTGGCCTTTACCACGGTGAAGCCATCCACCAGGTGAGCAGTGCCGCTTATCTGGCGCAACTACGCAGCCAGGCGCTGGAGCCGATCGCACGCAGCCTGCAAGTGCAGATGCGCGCGTTCAACACGTTTGCCAACGGTATCAATCAGGAACTGGAGTTCACGCCAGCGCCGCAGCCAAAGAAACGCAACGGCAAGGCCATCACCCCAGCCGTGGCAGCCAACGCCGCAGCAGGCAACACCCGCCTGGGGGCCTACGCCGCCAAGGTCAACCTGGCCACTGCCAGCGACGCCGCCGCGTTGTCCGCCACCACTGGTGGCCTGTCGTTGTCCGAAGAAATGCTCGGCCGGCTGGACGAACAGCAAGTGGCTTCAATCATTGACGCCTACAACACCCTCAAGCTTTACCTGCTGTTGACCGAGCCCCAGGCCCACCCGGCCCCGGCCTTCGTTGCTGCCAGCCTGCCCCAGGCCTGGGCGGGTGCAGCCGCTGAAGGGGCCTCGGCCGACGCAGAGGTGATCGAAGAAAACGCCCCGCTTTACGTGCAACTGCTGGAGCAGGGCCAGGCGCCCGCGCTACCGCGCAACGAGCAACTGATCAACGAAACCCGGCAGAACCTCAAGGCGTTCATGATCTCCAGCTCGCTGGTCGATCGCGAATACTTGCGCCTGCAGCTTGAGTCCAGCCGCCAGTTCCCGGCACTGAGCCTCAACGACCTGGTCCCGCAGCCAGGCCGTGCGCTGCTGTACGGTTCCGCTGGTGTGCCAGCAATCTACACTCGCCAGGGCTGGGACACCTTCGTCAAGCCTGAACTGATCAAACTGGTGTCGGGCAACCTGCGTAACGATTCGGACTGGGTACTGGACGGTGAAGGCGGCGACGCCCTCGTGCAAAAAGCCAACTTCGTGCGCGAGTTCATGACCCGCTACAAGCGCGACTACACCCAGGCCTGGTACAAAATGGTCAGCAGCGTAGGTGTGCGCCACTTCACCGACCTGACTTCGGCCAGCGAGCAACTGGGCCTGCTCAGCGACGTGCAGAACTCGCCGGTGAAAAACCTGCTGGCGGCGGTCAATGACAACACCCAGTGGGACCTGCCGGTCAAGCACGCGATCCCAGCCCCCGGTGCCGCTCGCGATGACGGCTTCTGGAGCAAGGTCACTGGCCTCTTCGACGCCGAGGACGCCCTGCCCGCCAACGTCACCCCGGCCCTGCCGGCGTTGGACGACGGCAGCCTGGCCAAACGCTTCGAGCCAGTGGCACGGGTGTTTGCCGAAAACAACGCAGAAGGCGCCGACAGCACCATCATGGACCGCTACCTGGCCGCCTTGCGCAAGCTCAAGGTGCGCATGAACAACATCCAGCGTTCGCAGGATGTGGGTAAAAGCAGCAAGCAGCTGATCAGCGAAACCCTGGAAGGCCAGCCAAGCGAAATCAGCACCGTGCGCAACTACGTGGAAAGCAGCGTCGACACCAGCCAGGACGGCTTGTCTCGCTCGCTTCAGGGGCTATTCAGCCTGCCCATCCAGTACGCCTGGGCAACCCTGCGCGACCCGGCTGGTCAGCAGATCGCCAAGGCATGGGCGCAGCAGATCGCCAAACCGTGGGAACAGGTCATGGCGCACCGATACCCGATTGCCGGTGGCAGCAGCAATGAAGCGTCGGTGAA includes the following:
- the clpV1 gene encoding Protein ClpV1 (*Name clpV1); the protein is MNLKSLFAKLNETSRTATESAAALCLSEHHYDVEVEHLLLQLLDSSDNDLGPILRHYEVVAERLQAQLVTALGTFKKGNTRTPALSPHITRMIEQAWLLASIEYGVGQVRSGHLLQALLDDAELRRVVIASAPELEKINANDLRLNLAALVEGSAESRHASPLASPAAPVASGTKAGGKTPALDQYTVNLTQNAREGRIDPVLGREFEVRQMVDILTRRRQNNPILTGEAGVGKTAVVEGLALRIAQGDVPAVLKDVALHTLDLGLLQAGAGVKGEFENRLKAVIEEVKRSLHPIILFIDEAHTLIGSGGQAGQNDAANLLKPALARGELRTIAATTWAEYKKYFEKDAALARRFQVVKVEEPDEDKAIHMLRGLLGKMREHHKVAVMDEALVQAVRLSSRYITGRQLPDKAVSVLDTACARIALAQSSQPGLLEDCRRQIDNLQAEIAVLGHEAGKGHDHARRLRELQSALQGEQQREQQLNQQWHQELELVEQLKALDAANDGNAEQLNTLRTELARVQGDQPLVHALVDSGAIAQVISGWTGIPLGKMLRDEIDTVQRLPALLGERVLGQDHALHEIGKRIKISRARMEDPNKPIGVFLLLGPSGVGKTETALALADTLYGGERNLITINMSEYQEAHTVASLKGSPPGYVGYGEGGVLTEAVRRKPYSVVLLDEVEKAHPDVLELFFQVFDKGVLDDGEGREINFRNTVIILTSNTGTERIMQTCLNATERPTPEAIVEGLRNELNLVFKPAFLGRLSIVPFYPVQDKILERIVALKLERIAKRFARNHQAELSYDEALVKAIAARCTEVDSGARNIDNILSQTLMPELAQRVLERMAQDAPIERLVIELGSDGDFAYRLA